From a region of the Candidatus Aminicenantes bacterium genome:
- a CDS encoding sodium-translocating pyrophosphatase, producing MQNILLFGIAPVSAAIALLAAWLFYRQIMKLPEGNAKMIEIAEAVRRGARAYIKQQYKIVAIFFAIAAIFLAFLSYGLKVQSPWTPFAFLTGGFFSALAGFIGMTTATLASARTTNQARESLDKALKVAFRSGSVLGLVVVGLGLLDVSLWFIILHIWLKYSLGVTTVTMLSFGMGASLQALFARVGGGIFTKAADVGADLVGKVEAGIPEDDPRNPATIADNVGDNVGDVAGMGADLYESYAGSILSAAALGASAFAAMKEMAFNAVILPMVIAGIGIIASIIGVFLVRTREGASQKQLLQALGRGINFSSFLIVIGSLAAVALLLPGYIGVFGSIIVGLFVGIIVGKSVEYYTSSSFRPTVEVAEKSKTGEATIIIAGLSSGLISTAIPVTAIAAGIMGAFAFAGGFNDPMRGLYGIAVAAVGMLSTLGITLATDAYGPIADNAGGNAEMAGLPKEVRQRTDALDTLGNTTAATGKGFAIGSAALTALALLASYIEEIKAGMIHIIHRSGEIAVGAGKVFTNIEDVARINISGFVSIFEVNLMNPKVIVGIFLGSMMAFVFSGLTMKAVGRAASAMVDEVRRQFNEISGILQGTEKPDYASCVMISTKGAQREMILPSSLAIMVPILTGIIFGVPGVMGLLVGALGAGFVLAIFMANAGGSWDNAKKYIEEGNLGGKGSPAHKAGVVGDTVGDPLKDTSGPSLNILIKLMSMVSIVVAGLIVGYSIL from the coding sequence TACAAGATTGTGGCCATATTTTTCGCGATTGCCGCTATCTTTCTGGCTTTTCTGTCGTATGGCTTGAAAGTGCAGTCTCCCTGGACGCCATTTGCTTTTCTTACGGGTGGTTTCTTCTCGGCTCTGGCCGGGTTTATCGGCATGACCACCGCCACCCTGGCTTCCGCACGCACTACAAATCAGGCCAGGGAATCCCTGGATAAAGCCTTGAAGGTCGCTTTCCGCAGCGGCTCGGTGCTGGGCCTGGTCGTGGTTGGTTTGGGACTGCTGGATGTTTCGCTCTGGTTCATTATCCTGCACATCTGGTTGAAGTACAGCTTGGGTGTGACCACCGTGACCATGCTCTCTTTTGGCATGGGGGCTTCCCTGCAGGCCCTGTTTGCCCGCGTAGGCGGTGGCATCTTTACCAAGGCCGCGGATGTGGGCGCGGATCTGGTGGGAAAAGTAGAAGCGGGTATTCCCGAAGACGATCCCCGTAACCCTGCCACCATTGCCGATAACGTGGGAGATAACGTTGGCGATGTGGCCGGCATGGGAGCCGACCTGTACGAATCCTACGCCGGGTCGATCCTCTCCGCCGCCGCTCTGGGCGCCTCCGCTTTCGCCGCCATGAAAGAGATGGCTTTTAACGCGGTTATCCTTCCCATGGTGATTGCGGGGATCGGCATCATCGCTTCCATTATCGGCGTCTTCCTGGTCCGGACCCGCGAAGGGGCCAGCCAGAAACAACTGCTGCAGGCACTGGGTCGCGGCATCAACTTCAGTTCTTTCCTGATCGTGATCGGCTCACTGGCGGCGGTAGCCCTGTTGTTGCCCGGATATATCGGCGTGTTTGGCTCCATTATAGTGGGATTGTTCGTGGGCATTATCGTGGGCAAAAGTGTGGAATACTACACTTCATCCAGTTTCCGCCCGACCGTGGAAGTCGCCGAAAAATCCAAGACCGGAGAAGCCACGATCATTATTGCCGGGCTGTCATCGGGATTGATCTCGACCGCCATTCCCGTAACGGCCATTGCCGCTGGAATCATGGGGGCCTTCGCCTTTGCCGGCGGTTTTAATGATCCCATGCGTGGTTTGTACGGGATCGCCGTCGCTGCGGTGGGCATGCTCTCCACCCTGGGCATTACGCTGGCAACGGATGCCTATGGCCCCATCGCCGACAACGCCGGCGGCAACGCGGAAATGGCCGGCCTGCCCAAAGAGGTGCGTCAGCGCACGGATGCCCTGGACACATTGGGCAACACCACTGCGGCTACCGGAAAGGGATTTGCCATTGGTTCAGCGGCCCTGACCGCATTGGCACTACTGGCGTCTTATATCGAGGAGATCAAGGCCGGCATGATCCACATCATTCATCGAAGTGGAGAGATCGCGGTGGGAGCCGGAAAGGTTTTTACTAACATTGAAGATGTCGCGCGAATCAATATCAGCGGATTCGTTTCTATCTTTGAAGTCAACCTCATGAATCCCAAGGTAATCGTAGGCATCTTCCTCGGATCCATGATGGCGTTCGTATTCTCGGGTTTGACCATGAAGGCTGTGGGACGAGCCGCTTCCGCCATGGTGGACGAAGTGCGTCGGCAGTTCAATGAAATTTCGGGAATCCTGCAGGGTACGGAAAAACCGGACTATGCATCCTGCGTGATGATCTCGACCAAGGGGGCGCAACGAGAGATGATCCTGCCGTCATCATTGGCAATCATGGTTCCCATCCTGACCGGAATCATCTTCGGCGTTCCCGGGGTTATGGGGTTGTTGGTCGGTGCTCTCGGTGCGGGTTTTGTTCTGGCTATATTTATGGCCAATGCCGGTGGTTCCTGGGACAACGCCAAAAAGTACATTGAAGAAGGCAATCTGGGCGGGAAAGGCTCTCCCGCGCACAAGGCCGGCGTGGTTGGAGACACAGTCGGGGATCCCCTGAAAGATACTTCCGGTCCTTCACTGAATATCCTGATCAAACTGATGAGCATGGTGTCGATCGTGGTGGCCGGACTGATCGTCGGCT